The Pyricularia oryzae 70-15 chromosome 5, whole genome shotgun sequence genome includes a region encoding these proteins:
- a CDS encoding transcription initiation factor IIB, giving the protein MAPGLKAPRRPKPAARPNPIKAIQDQAWQQQRRASQSPAPSMSPAPQARPQQPGGRKSQCPNKNCPNPNIVDGTCRTCGRVADDSNIVAEIQFGETAGGAAVVQGSYVGPDGGVRLSGGQGGRRIAGTNTSSEAREKALREARSLIQGFANSLNLPERTVNGASQLFKLASSRNFTQGRSSVYVAAMCLYAACRKETSCKIMLMDLADLVQHDVFHLGRMYKAFISDIGAGGNYNPIFVEDLIYRFAARLEFGDKTNKVASTAVRLVQRMDRDWMVLGRRPSGICGACLIMAARMNNFRRTVREVVFIAKVTMHTLQQRLNEFAEVPSAKLTVDDFLMRDFLYEQMDPPAYYKKTAEYQAKLKERRKKRKRDEGDDGEEERRVDADGFAIPAVPNRTDAASTQNQEPSDIEEGISEVNSHLDDLARQFGSQGAVPSSSEAAASPAPAVSGGASQHSRPKKQPQGSSVRKLPKVEKPAYVTEEWDEDEELLEMEITENMMNPSTTEGAMRLANAAELAALKFFADPEKQSHLDKPEVEEDEFADDPEVMYCLLGKEEVELKTQLWVNQNKDWMRKQQEKEFKARLAATNPPKPGRGNRAKKPRIGEGQTSPADSATDATLEMIDRRQFSKRIDYDAVRSMLSTGGPGSAGGSLATSRQTSRAGSVAGGGTEEEDEEEEEEEEEETHVEEDAEEEDEQRSDDE; this is encoded by the coding sequence ATGGCACCAGGCCTCAAGGCCCCGCGGAGGCCCAAGCCTGCCGCGCGGCCAAATCCTATCAAGGCAATTCAGGACCAAGCATGGCAGCAGCAACGCAGAGCAAGCCAGAGCCCAGCACCTTCCATGTCCCCAGCACCACAGGCCCGCCCTCAGCAACCGGGCGGCAGGAAAAGCCAGTGCCCCAACAAGAACTGTCCAAACCCAAACATAGTTGACGGTACTTGTCGGACCTGTGGTCGAGTTGCCGACGACAGCAATATTGTGGCAGAAATCCAGTTCGGCGAAActgctggtggtgctgccgtggtacagggtagctatgTCGGTCCTGATGGTGGCGTCCGCCTGTCAGGAGGCCAGGGCGGTCGCCGGATTGCTGGAACCAACACATCCTCGGAGGCCAGAGAAAAAGCCCTTCGTGAGGCCAGGAGTCTCATACAGGGATTTGCAAATTCACTTAACCTTCCCGAGCGCACTGTTAACGGCGCCAGTCAACTCTTCAAACTTGCCAGCTCTCGAAATTTCACCCAAGGTCGCTCTTCTGTTTACGTTGCCGCCATGTGCCTCTATGCAGCTTGCAGAAAGGAGACTAGCTGCAAGATTATGCTCATGGACCTTGCTGACCTGGTGCAGCACGATGTCTTCCACCTTGGCCGCATGTACAAGGCTTTTATCAGCGACATTGGCGCCGGTGGCAACTACAACCCCATTTTTGTCGAGGATTTGATCTACCGATTTGCCGCCCGCTTGGAATTTGGAGACAAGACCAACAAGGTTGCCAGCACTGCAGTACGCTTAGTGCAGCGCATGGACCGGGATTGGATGGTTCTGGGCCGCCGACCATCGGGTATCTGTGGTGCCTGTCTGATTATGGCGGCGAGAATGAACAACTTTCGCCGCACAGTACGGGAGGTTGTCTTCATCGCCAAGGTTACCATGCATACCCTCCAACAACGGCTAAACGAATTCGCCGAGGTCCCTTCAGCCAAACTCACTGTTGATGACTTCTTGATGCGGGACTTTTTGTACGAGCAGATGGACCCTCCAGCCTATTACAAAAAGACAGCTGAATATCAAGCAAAACTCAAGGAGCGCCGGAAAAAGCGCAAACGCGATGAGGGTGACGATGGGGAAGAGGAAAGAAGGGTTGACGCTGATGGTTTTGCCATCCCAGCGGTTCCAAACAGGACAGATGCTGCATCTACGCAAAATCAAGAACCTAGTGATATAGAGGAGGGGATCTCAGAGGTTAATTCACACCTGGACGACCTTGCACGGCAGTTTGGTTCTCAGGGTGCCGTCCCCAGTTCTTCTGAGGCTGCCGCGTCGCCTGCTCCGGCTGTATCAGGGGGAGCCTCGCAGCATAGCAGACCCAAGAAACAACCTCAAGGTAGCAGCGTCCGCAAGCTGCCCAAAGTTGAGAAGCCGGCTTACGTCACTGAGGAATGGGATGAGGACGAAGAGCTTCTGGAAATGGAGATCACAGAAAACATGATGAACCCGTCTACGACCGAGGGCGCTATGCGACTCGCCAACGCGGCTGAGCTTGCTGCGCTGAAATTCTTCGCCGATCCCGAAAAACAGTCCCATCTAGACAAGCCAGAGGTCGAAGAGGATGAATTTGCTGACGACCCAGAGGTTATGTACTGTCTCCTCGGTAAGGAAGAGGTGGAGTTGAAGACACAACTCTGGGTCAATCAGAACAAGGACTGGATGCGTAAGCAGCAGGAAAAGGAGTTCAAAGCACGTCTGGCTGCAACGAATCCACCAAAGCCTGGCCGTGGCAATCGGGCCAAGAAACCACGCATTGGCGAGGGTCAGACGTCGCCGGCAGACTCGGCAACGGATGCCACGCTAGAAATGATTGACCGTCGCCAATTCTCCAAGCGTATCGACTATGATGCTGTCCGAAGCATGCTTAGCACCGGTGGGCCGGGCTCGGCGGGCGGCAGTCTCGCCACCAGTAGGCAAACAAGTCGGGCTGGCAGTGTTGCTGGGGGTGGGACTGAGGAAGAAgacgaagaggaggaggaagaagaagaggaagaaacACATGTTGAAGAAGATGCTGAGGAAGAGGATGAGCAACGCAGTGATGACGAATAG
- a CDS encoding signal peptidase I, whose product MLSSLGNPRQAATQLLNFALILSTAFMMWKGLSVATDSPSPIVVVLSGSMEPAFQRGDLLFLWNRNIVQETDVGEIVVYNVKGKDIPIVHRIVRKFGAGPKAKLLTKGDNNAADDTELYAKDQDYLERKDIIGSVVAYIPFVGYVTIMLSEHPWMKTAMLGIMGLMVVLQRE is encoded by the exons ATGTTGTCCTCATTAGGGAACCCGAGGCAAGCGGCCACGCAGCTGCTCAACTTTGCCCTGATTCTGTCGACAGCATTCATG ATGTGGAAGGGCCTCTCTGTCGCGACAGACTCCCCTTCGCCAATCGTCGTGGTCCTCTCGGGGTCCATGGAGCCTGCTTTCCAGCGTGGTGATTTACTCTTCCTCTGGAACAGGAATATAGTTCAAGAGACGGACGTGGGCGAGATTGTGGTCTACAACGTCAAGGGCAAGGACATACCGATTGTGCACAGGATCGTGAGGAAGTTTGGCGCAGG CCCCAAAGCCAAGCTCCTCACCAAGGGCGACAACAACGCGGCAGACGACACGGAGCTGTACGCCAAGGACCAGGACTACCTCGAGAGGAAAGACATCATTGGCAGCGTCGTGGCGTACATACCGTTTGTCGGCTACGTTACCATCATGCTTTCGGAGCACCCTTGGATGAAGACTGCGATGCTGGGAATCATGGGACTTATGGTGGTGCTACAGCGCGAATAG